The following proteins are co-located in the Mus pahari chromosome 14, PAHARI_EIJ_v1.1, whole genome shotgun sequence genome:
- the Stat3 gene encoding signal transducer and activator of transcription 3 isoform X5: protein MTGTSLGKEGTLMAQWNQLQQLDTRYLEQLHQLYSDSFPMELRQFLAPWIESQDWAYAASKESHATLVFHNLLGEIDQQYSRFLQESNVLYQHNLRRIKQFLQSRYLEKPMEIARIVARCLWEESRLLQTAATAAQQGGQANHPTAAVVTEKQQMLEQHLQDVRKRVQDLEQKMKVVENLQDDFDFNYKTLKSQGDMQDLNGNNQSVTRQKMQQLEQMLTALDQMRRSIVSELAGLLSAMEYVQKTLTDEELADWKRRQQIACIGGPPNICLDRLENWITSLAESQLQTRQQIKKLEELQQKVSYKGDPIVQHRPMLEERIVDLFRNLMKSAFVVERQPCMPMHPDRPLVIKTGVQFTTKVRLLVKFPELNYQLKIKVCIDKDSGDVAALRGSRKFNILGTNTKVMNMEESNNGSLSAEFKHLTLREQRCGNGGRANCDASLIVTEELHLITFETEVYHQGLKIDLETHSLPVVVISNICQMPNAWASILWYNMLTNNPKNVNFFTKPPIGTWDQVAEVLSWQFSSTTKRGLSIEQLTTLAEKLLGPGVNYSGCQITWAKFCKENMAGKGFSFWVWLDNIIDLVKKYILALWNEGYIMGFISKERERAILSTKPPGTFLLRFSESSKEGGVTFTWVEKDISGKTQIQSVEPYTKQQLNNMSFAEIIMGYKIMDATNILVSPLVYLYPDIPKEEAFGKYCRPESQEHPEADPGAAPYLKTKFICVTPFIDAVWK from the exons gatggctcagtggaaccAGCTGCAGCAGCTGGACACACGCTACCTGGAGCAGCTGCACCAGCTGTACAGCGACAGCTTCCCCATGGAGTTGCGGCAGTTCCTGGCACCTTGGATTGAGAGTCAAGACTG GGCATATGCAGCCAGCAAAGAGTCACATGCCACGTTGGTGTTTCATAATCTCCTGGGTGAAATTGACCAGCAATATAGCCGATTCCTGCAAGAGTCCAATGTCCTCTATCAGCACAACCTTCGGAGAATCAAGCAGTTTCTGCAG AGCAGGTATCTCGAGAAGCCAATGGAAATTGCCCGAATCGTGGCCCGATGCCTGTGGGAAGAGTCTCGCCTCCTCCAGACAGCGGCCACGGCAGCCCAG cAAGGGGGTCAGGCCAACCACCCAACAGCTGCTGTAGTGACAGAGAAGCAGCAGATGTTGGAGCAGCATCTTCAGGATGTCCGGAAGCGTGTGCAG gatctagaacagaaaatgaaagtgGTAGAGAATCTCCAGGACGACTTTGATTTCAACTATAAAACCCTCAAGAGTCAAGGAG ACATGCAGGATCTGAATGGAAACAACCAGTCTGTGACCCGACAGAAGATGCAGCAGCTGGAACAGATGCTCACAGCCCTGGACCAGATGCGGAGA AGCATCGTGAGTGAGCTGGCAGGGCTCTTGTCAGCAATGGAGTATGTGCAGAAGACACTGACCGATGAAGAGCTGGCCGACTGGAAGAGGCGGCAGCAGATAGCGTGCATCGGAGGCCCTCCCAACATCTGCCTGGACCGTCTGGAAAACTG GATAACTTCATTAGCAGAATCTCAACTTCAGACCCGCCAACAAATTAAGAAACTGGAGGAGCTGCAGCAGAAAGTGTCCTACAAGGGCGACCCGATTGTGCAGCACCGGCCCATGCTGGAGGAGAGGATTGTGGATCTGTTCAGAAACTTAATGAAGAG TGCCTTCGTGGTGGAGCGGCAGCCCTGCATGCCCATGCACCCGGACCGGCCCTTAGTCATCAAGACTGGTGTCCAGTTTACCACCAAAGTCAG GTTGCTGGTCAAATTTCCTGAGTTGAATTATCAGCTTAAAATTAAAGTGTGCATTGATAA AGACTCTGGGGATGTTGCTGCCCTCAGGGG GTCCCGGAAATTTAACATTCTGGGCACGAACACAAAAGTGATGAACATGGAGGAGTCTAACAACGGCAGCCTGTCTGCAGAGTTCAAGCACCTG acCCTGAGGGAGCAGAGATGTGGGAATGGAGGCCGTGCCAATTGTGAT gCCTCCTTGATTGTGACTGAGGAGCTGCACCTGATCACCTTTGAGACTGAGGTGTACCACCAAGGCCTCAAGATCGACCTAGAG ACCCACTCCTTGCCAGTTGTGGTGATCTCCAACATCTGTCAGATGCCAAATGCTTGGGCATCAATCCTGTGGTATAACATGCTGACCAATAACCCCAAG AACGTGAACTTCTTCACTAAGCCGCCGATTGGAACCTGGGACCAAGTGGCGGAGGTGCTCAGCTGGCAGTTCTCGTCCACCACAAAGCGGGGGCTGAGCATCGAGCAGCTGACCACACTGGCCGAGAAGCTCTTAG GGCCTGGTGTGAACTACTCGGGGTGTCAGATCACATGGGCTAAATTCTGCAAA GAAAACATGGCTGgcaagggcttctccttctggGTCTGGCTAGACAATATCATCGACCTTGTGAAAAAGTATATCTTGGCCCTTTGGAATGAAGG GTACATCATGGGTTTCATCAGCAAGGAGCGGGAGCGGGCCATCCTAAGCACAAAGCCCCCGGGCACCTTCCTGCTGCGGTTCAGCGAGAGCAGCAAAGAAGGAGGGGTCACTTTCACTTGGGTGGAAAAGGACATCAGTG GCAAGACCCAGATCCAGTCTGTAGAGCCATACACCAAGCAGCAGCTGAACAACATGTCATTTGCTGAAATCATCATGGGCTATAAGATCATGGATGCGACCAACATCCTGGTGTCTCCACTTGTCTACCTCTACCCTGACATTCCCAAGGAGGAGGCATTCGGAAAGTATTGTAGGCCCGAGAGCCAGGAGCACCCCGAAGCTGACCCAG GTGCTGCCCCTTACCTGAAGACCAAGTTCATCTGTGTGACACC ATTCATTGATGCAGTTTGGAAATAA
- the Stat3 gene encoding signal transducer and activator of transcription 3 isoform X7 translates to MAQWNQLQQLDTRYLEQLHQLYSDSFPMELRQFLAPWIESQDWAYAASKESHATLVFHNLLGEIDQQYSRFLQESNVLYQHNLRRIKQFLQSRYLEKPMEIARIVARCLWEESRLLQTAATAAQQGGQANHPTAAVVTEKQQMLEQHLQDVRKRVQDLEQKMKVVENLQDDFDFNYKTLKSQGDMQDLNGNNQSVTRQKMQQLEQMLTALDQMRRSIVSELAGLLSAMEYVQKTLTDEELADWKRRQQIACIGGPPNICLDRLENWITSLAESQLQTRQQIKKLEELQQKVSYKGDPIVQHRPMLEERIVDLFRNLMKSAFVVERQPCMPMHPDRPLVIKTGVQFTTKVRLLVKFPELNYQLKIKVCIDKDSGDVAALRGSRKFNILGTNTKVMNMEESNNGSLSAEFKHLTLREQRCGNGGRANCDASLIVTEELHLITFETEVYHQGLKIDLETHSLPVVVISNICQMPNAWASILWYNMLTNNPKNVNFFTKPPIGTWDQVAEVLSWQFSSTTKRGLSIEQLTTLAEKLLGPGVNYSGCQITWAKFCKENMAGKGFSFWVWLDNIIDLVKKYILALWNEGYIMGFISKERERAILSTKPPGTFLLRFSESSKEGGVTFTWVEKDISGKTQIQSVEPYTKQQLNNMSFAEIIMGYKIMDATNILVSPLVYLYPDIPKEEAFGKYCRPESQEHPEADPGAAPYLKTKFICVTPFIDAVWK, encoded by the exons atggctcagtggaaccAGCTGCAGCAGCTGGACACACGCTACCTGGAGCAGCTGCACCAGCTGTACAGCGACAGCTTCCCCATGGAGTTGCGGCAGTTCCTGGCACCTTGGATTGAGAGTCAAGACTG GGCATATGCAGCCAGCAAAGAGTCACATGCCACGTTGGTGTTTCATAATCTCCTGGGTGAAATTGACCAGCAATATAGCCGATTCCTGCAAGAGTCCAATGTCCTCTATCAGCACAACCTTCGGAGAATCAAGCAGTTTCTGCAG AGCAGGTATCTCGAGAAGCCAATGGAAATTGCCCGAATCGTGGCCCGATGCCTGTGGGAAGAGTCTCGCCTCCTCCAGACAGCGGCCACGGCAGCCCAG cAAGGGGGTCAGGCCAACCACCCAACAGCTGCTGTAGTGACAGAGAAGCAGCAGATGTTGGAGCAGCATCTTCAGGATGTCCGGAAGCGTGTGCAG gatctagaacagaaaatgaaagtgGTAGAGAATCTCCAGGACGACTTTGATTTCAACTATAAAACCCTCAAGAGTCAAGGAG ACATGCAGGATCTGAATGGAAACAACCAGTCTGTGACCCGACAGAAGATGCAGCAGCTGGAACAGATGCTCACAGCCCTGGACCAGATGCGGAGA AGCATCGTGAGTGAGCTGGCAGGGCTCTTGTCAGCAATGGAGTATGTGCAGAAGACACTGACCGATGAAGAGCTGGCCGACTGGAAGAGGCGGCAGCAGATAGCGTGCATCGGAGGCCCTCCCAACATCTGCCTGGACCGTCTGGAAAACTG GATAACTTCATTAGCAGAATCTCAACTTCAGACCCGCCAACAAATTAAGAAACTGGAGGAGCTGCAGCAGAAAGTGTCCTACAAGGGCGACCCGATTGTGCAGCACCGGCCCATGCTGGAGGAGAGGATTGTGGATCTGTTCAGAAACTTAATGAAGAG TGCCTTCGTGGTGGAGCGGCAGCCCTGCATGCCCATGCACCCGGACCGGCCCTTAGTCATCAAGACTGGTGTCCAGTTTACCACCAAAGTCAG GTTGCTGGTCAAATTTCCTGAGTTGAATTATCAGCTTAAAATTAAAGTGTGCATTGATAA AGACTCTGGGGATGTTGCTGCCCTCAGGGG GTCCCGGAAATTTAACATTCTGGGCACGAACACAAAAGTGATGAACATGGAGGAGTCTAACAACGGCAGCCTGTCTGCAGAGTTCAAGCACCTG acCCTGAGGGAGCAGAGATGTGGGAATGGAGGCCGTGCCAATTGTGAT gCCTCCTTGATTGTGACTGAGGAGCTGCACCTGATCACCTTTGAGACTGAGGTGTACCACCAAGGCCTCAAGATCGACCTAGAG ACCCACTCCTTGCCAGTTGTGGTGATCTCCAACATCTGTCAGATGCCAAATGCTTGGGCATCAATCCTGTGGTATAACATGCTGACCAATAACCCCAAG AACGTGAACTTCTTCACTAAGCCGCCGATTGGAACCTGGGACCAAGTGGCGGAGGTGCTCAGCTGGCAGTTCTCGTCCACCACAAAGCGGGGGCTGAGCATCGAGCAGCTGACCACACTGGCCGAGAAGCTCTTAG GGCCTGGTGTGAACTACTCGGGGTGTCAGATCACATGGGCTAAATTCTGCAAA GAAAACATGGCTGgcaagggcttctccttctggGTCTGGCTAGACAATATCATCGACCTTGTGAAAAAGTATATCTTGGCCCTTTGGAATGAAGG GTACATCATGGGTTTCATCAGCAAGGAGCGGGAGCGGGCCATCCTAAGCACAAAGCCCCCGGGCACCTTCCTGCTGCGGTTCAGCGAGAGCAGCAAAGAAGGAGGGGTCACTTTCACTTGGGTGGAAAAGGACATCAGTG GCAAGACCCAGATCCAGTCTGTAGAGCCATACACCAAGCAGCAGCTGAACAACATGTCATTTGCTGAAATCATCATGGGCTATAAGATCATGGATGCGACCAACATCCTGGTGTCTCCACTTGTCTACCTCTACCCTGACATTCCCAAGGAGGAGGCATTCGGAAAGTATTGTAGGCCCGAGAGCCAGGAGCACCCCGAAGCTGACCCAG GTGCTGCCCCTTACCTGAAGACCAAGTTCATCTGTGTGACACC ATTCATTGATGCAGTTTGGAAATAA
- the Stat3 gene encoding signal transducer and activator of transcription 3 isoform X6, with protein sequence MAQWNQLQQLDTRYLEQLHQLYSDSFPMELRQFLAPWIESQDWAYAASKESHATLVFHNLLGEIDQQYSRFLQESNVLYQHNLRRIKQFLQSRYLEKPMEIARIVARCLWEESRLLQTAATAAQQGGQANHPTAAVVTEKQQMLEQHLQDVRKRVQDLEQKMKVVENLQDDFDFNYKTLKSQGDMQDLNGNNQSVTRQKMQQLEQMLTALDQMRRSIVSELAGLLSAMEYVQKTLTDEELADWKRRQQIACIGGPPNICLDRLENWITSLAESQLQTRQQIKKLEELQQKVSYKGDPIVQHRPMLEERIVDLFRNLMKSAFVVERQPCMPMHPDRPLVIKTGVQFTTKVRLLVKFPELNYQLKIKVCIDKDSGDVAALRGSRKFNILGTNTKVMNMEESNNGSLSAEFKHLTLREQRCGNGGRANCDASLIVTEELHLITFETEVYHQGLKIDLETHSLPVVVISNICQMPNAWASILWYNMLTNNPKNVNFFTKPPIGTWDQVAEVLSWQFSSTTKRGLSIEQLTTLAEKLLGPGVNYSGCQITWAKFCKENMAGKGFSFWVWLDNIIDLVKKYILALWNEGYIMGFISKERERAILSTKPPGTFLLRFSESSKEGGVTFTWVEKDISGKTQIQSVEPYTKQQLNNMSFAEIIMGYKIMDATNILVSPLVYLYPDIPKEEAFGKYCRPESQEHPEADPGSAAPYLKTKFICVTPFIDAVWK encoded by the exons atggctcagtggaaccAGCTGCAGCAGCTGGACACACGCTACCTGGAGCAGCTGCACCAGCTGTACAGCGACAGCTTCCCCATGGAGTTGCGGCAGTTCCTGGCACCTTGGATTGAGAGTCAAGACTG GGCATATGCAGCCAGCAAAGAGTCACATGCCACGTTGGTGTTTCATAATCTCCTGGGTGAAATTGACCAGCAATATAGCCGATTCCTGCAAGAGTCCAATGTCCTCTATCAGCACAACCTTCGGAGAATCAAGCAGTTTCTGCAG AGCAGGTATCTCGAGAAGCCAATGGAAATTGCCCGAATCGTGGCCCGATGCCTGTGGGAAGAGTCTCGCCTCCTCCAGACAGCGGCCACGGCAGCCCAG cAAGGGGGTCAGGCCAACCACCCAACAGCTGCTGTAGTGACAGAGAAGCAGCAGATGTTGGAGCAGCATCTTCAGGATGTCCGGAAGCGTGTGCAG gatctagaacagaaaatgaaagtgGTAGAGAATCTCCAGGACGACTTTGATTTCAACTATAAAACCCTCAAGAGTCAAGGAG ACATGCAGGATCTGAATGGAAACAACCAGTCTGTGACCCGACAGAAGATGCAGCAGCTGGAACAGATGCTCACAGCCCTGGACCAGATGCGGAGA AGCATCGTGAGTGAGCTGGCAGGGCTCTTGTCAGCAATGGAGTATGTGCAGAAGACACTGACCGATGAAGAGCTGGCCGACTGGAAGAGGCGGCAGCAGATAGCGTGCATCGGAGGCCCTCCCAACATCTGCCTGGACCGTCTGGAAAACTG GATAACTTCATTAGCAGAATCTCAACTTCAGACCCGCCAACAAATTAAGAAACTGGAGGAGCTGCAGCAGAAAGTGTCCTACAAGGGCGACCCGATTGTGCAGCACCGGCCCATGCTGGAGGAGAGGATTGTGGATCTGTTCAGAAACTTAATGAAGAG TGCCTTCGTGGTGGAGCGGCAGCCCTGCATGCCCATGCACCCGGACCGGCCCTTAGTCATCAAGACTGGTGTCCAGTTTACCACCAAAGTCAG GTTGCTGGTCAAATTTCCTGAGTTGAATTATCAGCTTAAAATTAAAGTGTGCATTGATAA AGACTCTGGGGATGTTGCTGCCCTCAGGGG GTCCCGGAAATTTAACATTCTGGGCACGAACACAAAAGTGATGAACATGGAGGAGTCTAACAACGGCAGCCTGTCTGCAGAGTTCAAGCACCTG acCCTGAGGGAGCAGAGATGTGGGAATGGAGGCCGTGCCAATTGTGAT gCCTCCTTGATTGTGACTGAGGAGCTGCACCTGATCACCTTTGAGACTGAGGTGTACCACCAAGGCCTCAAGATCGACCTAGAG ACCCACTCCTTGCCAGTTGTGGTGATCTCCAACATCTGTCAGATGCCAAATGCTTGGGCATCAATCCTGTGGTATAACATGCTGACCAATAACCCCAAG AACGTGAACTTCTTCACTAAGCCGCCGATTGGAACCTGGGACCAAGTGGCGGAGGTGCTCAGCTGGCAGTTCTCGTCCACCACAAAGCGGGGGCTGAGCATCGAGCAGCTGACCACACTGGCCGAGAAGCTCTTAG GGCCTGGTGTGAACTACTCGGGGTGTCAGATCACATGGGCTAAATTCTGCAAA GAAAACATGGCTGgcaagggcttctccttctggGTCTGGCTAGACAATATCATCGACCTTGTGAAAAAGTATATCTTGGCCCTTTGGAATGAAGG GTACATCATGGGTTTCATCAGCAAGGAGCGGGAGCGGGCCATCCTAAGCACAAAGCCCCCGGGCACCTTCCTGCTGCGGTTCAGCGAGAGCAGCAAAGAAGGAGGGGTCACTTTCACTTGGGTGGAAAAGGACATCAGTG GCAAGACCCAGATCCAGTCTGTAGAGCCATACACCAAGCAGCAGCTGAACAACATGTCATTTGCTGAAATCATCATGGGCTATAAGATCATGGATGCGACCAACATCCTGGTGTCTCCACTTGTCTACCTCTACCCTGACATTCCCAAGGAGGAGGCATTCGGAAAGTATTGTAGGCCCGAGAGCCAGGAGCACCCCGAAGCTGACCCAGGTA GTGCTGCCCCTTACCTGAAGACCAAGTTCATCTGTGTGACACC ATTCATTGATGCAGTTTGGAAATAA